Below is a window of Fervidobacterium pennivorans DSM 9078 DNA.
TCGAGTGGCATATTTTTGGATAACCCCCCTATCCAACAAAACCTGCCAAAGCTTTGGTACAGGTAATCCAACTACATTTGTATAATCACCAATAATTCTTTCAACAAAAACACTGCCAAGTCCTTGTATGCCATAAGCCCCAGCTTTGTCTAATGGTTCACCTGTTGAAATATAGTATGAAATTTCCCAATTGCTAAGCTGTCTGAATTTAACTTCTGTTTCTTCGAAAAATGTTATCTCTTCACCTGATATTTTAACACAGACTCCAGTAAAAACTTTATGCCAATTTCCTGAAAGCCTTCTAAGCATTTTTTCAGCTTCACTTTCATTGGATGGTTTTCCAAAGATTTCCCCATCTAACCATACAATTGTATCAGCTGTGATAATAGCATCGACCTCGTCAAACCTAAAATGATAGCGATTTCTGTAGGTATTTAGTTTATTGAAAACAGCTTCACATTTCAGTTTGGCAAGTTCTGTAACTACAACATCGGGATTGTATATTTTCCCATCCGGTACGTCTTCAGCGATATCTGGT
It encodes the following:
- a CDS encoding Maf family protein; its protein translation is MIILGSSSPRRIQLLSLLGLPFEIVKPDIAEDVPDGKIYNPDVVVTELAKLKCEAVFNKLNTYRNRYHFRFDEVDAIITADTIVWLDGEIFGKPSNESEAEKMLRRLSGNWHKVFTGVCVKISGEEITFFEETEVKFRQLSNWEISYYISTGEPLDKAGAYGIQGLGSVFVERIIGDYTNVVGLPVPKLWQVLLDRGVIQKYATRKWSQGKIT